One genomic window of Dromaius novaehollandiae isolate bDroNov1 chromosome 23, bDroNov1.hap1, whole genome shotgun sequence includes the following:
- the TMEM35B gene encoding transmembrane protein 35B isoform X2 has protein sequence MDKVRCLFIECFNLLQIPSQVQAVVLCCPSCQGGAVCSSRALGNHAFRTCLDQANSLQGKDCTKELRDTSSSPSPSSTEGTGASGRASSVHRWKWCSRIAEESLETACSLLPRCGSKALGPGLQPRESCRVSCSEAGPWQAQPRAGSTRARSCQELLFGNGLVFFVSFPHEAFPDTRGSILPAISHVLACDSEQGEVLQKTTRAAKGGRRKHPGPSRPRSVQALPKPLVPNSPGERGRARNKERTGIGLRCIPAKAAGCAAGPTCACPGTPGTRLPRPGLPAALSLDPRVSADPARCCPPGWPVFPGSGERVCALSWFSGVKKYFPLIPVPDEQAQAAGPPRPPLSTAPRPRFSRGASTRVARGDGPVASVGAGLGAGRDAALRLQGLTREGGGGPSALLCSAPPGPRSRCRQQTPAGAVPFTTSLPAQALGGAASCLFPAPLSRPCPGRLQPPAPRCPPRLLAGCAAHRGAGPIAAPAPLARNAVCTRGPGRQPRAAARLAAEGAGGGILARRSRGGAAPGQEPAKTGGAGAWGGSTAAPGAGAEQPSRAEPSRAELIRAEPRRPALPVPSRPVRPRPGPVPARRGHGGGVRRPARPARPLLPARGRREALGPALGRPAPAHGAVRALRRCLPAGGVRLQAGARAVPGGRRLGGGGGGAAAGRRAAAAAGAQQLRAHRRHDRCHLHAAGAEGARGHVRPRRRLPRPAAAAQRPRPGGPRQGQVRVTAGAALPAGVTPWGRRGDGVAPREALCSQRAVPEPPRLFPRLGRAGGRLRSRGGFLFLNKASVFHVSPPVLRAPAARDGV, from the exons ATGGACAAAGTCCGGTGTCTGTTCATCGAATGCTTTAATCTCCTACAAATCCCTTCCCAGGTGCAGGCGGTGGTGCtttgctgccccagctgccagggAGGAGCTGTGTGCAGCAGCAGAGCGCTTGGAAACCATGCTTTCAGGACGTGTTTGGATCAAG CTAATTCCCTTCAGGGCAAGGATTGCACCAAGGAACTGCGAGATACCTCTTCCTCTCCGTCCCCCTCTAGCACAGAGGGGACTGGAGCGAGTGGCAGAGCTTCGAGCGTTCATCGCTGGAAATGGTGCAGCAGGATTGCTGAAGAATCCTTGGAAACGGCCTGCTCCCTTCTTCCACGATGTGGGTCCAAAGCCCTGGGCCCTGGCTTGCAG CCCCGGGAGAGCTGCCGAGTGTCCTGCAGTGAGGCGGGCCCGTGGCaggcgcagccccgcgcggggagcACGAGGGCACGGAGCTGCCAGGAGCTGTTATTTGGAAACGGTTTGGTCTTTTTCGTCTCCTTCCCCCACGAGGCTTTCCCAGACACTCGGGGCTCAATTCTCCCTGCTATTTCTCATGTATTAGCTTGTGATTCAGAGCAGGGGGAAGTTCTGCAAAAAACAACGCGAGCAGCAAAGGGGGGCAGGAGAAAACACCCGGGGCCGAGTCGCCCGCGCTCTGTCCAGGCTCTTCCCAAGCCTTTGGTGCCAAACAGTCCTGGAGAAAGAGGTAGAGCCAGAAATAAAGAGAGGACGGGTATCGGCCTCCGCTGCatcccggcaaaggcagcgggctgCGCGGCAGGGCCGACCTGCGCCTGCCCGGGCACTCCAGGCACGAGGCTCCCCAGacccgggctccccgcggcgctgaGCCTGGATCCGCGGGTTAGTGCAGATCCGGCCCGGTGCTGCCCGCCGGGATGGCCGGTATTTCCTGGTAGTGGGGAAAGGGTTTGTGCTCTTTCCTGGTTTAGCGGCgttaaaaaatatttccctttgatTCCCGTTCCCGATGAGCAGGCGCaggccgccggccccccgcggccgcccctcaGCACGGCTCCGAGGCCGCGTTTCTCCCGGGGAGCCTCTACGCGCGTCGCCCGCGGGGACGGGCCCGTGGCGAGCGTTGGCGCAGGCCTTGGCGCAGGCCGTGACGCGGCCTTGCGTTTGCAGGGCCTGacgagggagggaggcggggggccctctgctctgctctgctccgctccgccgGGGCCTCGCTCCCGCTGCCGGCAGCAAACCCCTGCGGGAGCGGTGCCGTTCACCACTTCGCTGCCTGCCCAGGCGCTCGGAGGGGCGGCGAGCTGCCTCTTCCCCGCGCCGCTCTCCCGGCCGTGCCCGGGGCgcctgcagccccccgccccTCGGTGCCCGCCGCGGCTGCTGGCCGGTTGCGCGGCCCATCGCGGTGCTGGGCCCATCGCGGCGCCGGCTCCGCTGGCCCGAAACGCCGTGTGCACCCGAGGCCCCGGCCGCCAGCCTCGGGCCGCTGCTCGGCTCGCCGcggaaggggccgggggggggatcCTGGCCCGCCGCTCgcgggggggagcagccccggggcaggaaCCGGCCAAAACGGGAGGGGCCGGGGCTTGGGGCGGGTCtacagcagccccgggggccggaGCGGAgcagccgagccgagccgagccgagccgagctgagctgatccgagccgagccgcgccgccccgccctgcccgtcccgtcccgccccgtccggccccgtcccggccccgtccccgcccggcgcggccatggcggcggTGTTCGCCGCCCTGCGCGTCCTGCTCGGCCTCTTCTTCCTGCTCGCGGGCGCCGTGAAGCTCTCGGACCGGCTCTCGGCCGACCTGCACCGGCACATG GCGCAGTTCGGGCGCTTCGCCGATGTCTTCCCGCTGGCGGAGTTCGGCTACAAGCCGGAGCCCGGGCGGTACCTGGAGGCCGTCggctgggtggaggtggtggcggggctgctgctggccgtcgggccgcagctgctgcaggagctcagCAACTTCGTGCTCACCGCCGTCATGATCG GTGCCATCTACACGCTGCTGGCGCTGAAGGAGCCCGTGGCCACGTGCGTCCCCGCCGCCGTCTGCCtcggcctgctgctgctgctcagcgtccgcggccgggcggcccccgccAAGGGCAAGTTCGAGTGACGGCGggggcggctctgcccgcggGGGTGACgccctgggggcggcggggggacggcgTCGCCCCCCGCGAGGCGCTTTGCTCCCAGCGCGCCGTGCCGGAGCCTCCGCGGCTCTTCCCgcggctcggccgggccgggggccggctcCGCTCTCGCGGGGGGTTCCTGTTTTTGAATAAAGCCTCTGTTTTTCACGTGTCGCCTCCTGTTTTACGTGCGCCTGCAGCCCGAGATGGAGTTTGA
- the TMEM35B gene encoding transmembrane protein 35B isoform X1: protein MDKVRCLFIECFNLLQIPSQVQAVVLCCPSCQGGAVCSSRALGNHAFRTCLDQANSLQGKDCTKELRDTSSSPSPSSTEGTGASGRASSVHRWKWCSRIAEESLETACSLLPRCGSKALGPGLQPRESCRVSCSEAGPWQAQPRAGSTRARSCQELLFGNGLVFFVSFPHEAFPDTRGSILPAISHVLACDSEQGEVLQKTTRAAKGGRRKHPGPSRPRSVQALPKPLVPNSPGERGRARNKERTGIGLRCIPAKAAGCAAGPTCACPGTPGTRLPRPGLPAALSLDPRVSADPARCCPPGWPVFPGSGERVCALSWFSGVKKYFPLIPVPDEQAQAAGPPRPPLSTAPRPRFSRGASTRVARGDGPVASVGAGLGAGRDAALRLQGLTREGGGGPSALLCSAPPGPRSRCRQQTPAGAVPFTTSLPAQALGGAASCLFPAPLSRPCPGRLQPPAPRCPPRLLAGCAAHRGAGPIAAPAPLARNAVCTRGPGRQPRAAARLAAEGAGGGILARRSRGGAAPGQEPAKTGGAGAWGGSTAAPGAGAEQPSRAEPSRAELIRAEPRRPALPVPSRPVRPRPGPVPARRGHGGGVRRPARPARPLLPARGRREALGPALGRPAPAHAGAVRALRRCLPAGGVRLQAGARAVPGGRRLGGGGGGAAAGRRAAAAAGAQQLRAHRRHDRCHLHAAGAEGARGHVRPRRRLPRPAAAAQRPRPGGPRQGQVRVTAGAALPAGVTPWGRRGDGVAPREALCSQRAVPEPPRLFPRLGRAGGRLRSRGGFLFLNKASVFHVSPPVLRAPAARDGV from the exons ATGGACAAAGTCCGGTGTCTGTTCATCGAATGCTTTAATCTCCTACAAATCCCTTCCCAGGTGCAGGCGGTGGTGCtttgctgccccagctgccagggAGGAGCTGTGTGCAGCAGCAGAGCGCTTGGAAACCATGCTTTCAGGACGTGTTTGGATCAAG CTAATTCCCTTCAGGGCAAGGATTGCACCAAGGAACTGCGAGATACCTCTTCCTCTCCGTCCCCCTCTAGCACAGAGGGGACTGGAGCGAGTGGCAGAGCTTCGAGCGTTCATCGCTGGAAATGGTGCAGCAGGATTGCTGAAGAATCCTTGGAAACGGCCTGCTCCCTTCTTCCACGATGTGGGTCCAAAGCCCTGGGCCCTGGCTTGCAG CCCCGGGAGAGCTGCCGAGTGTCCTGCAGTGAGGCGGGCCCGTGGCaggcgcagccccgcgcggggagcACGAGGGCACGGAGCTGCCAGGAGCTGTTATTTGGAAACGGTTTGGTCTTTTTCGTCTCCTTCCCCCACGAGGCTTTCCCAGACACTCGGGGCTCAATTCTCCCTGCTATTTCTCATGTATTAGCTTGTGATTCAGAGCAGGGGGAAGTTCTGCAAAAAACAACGCGAGCAGCAAAGGGGGGCAGGAGAAAACACCCGGGGCCGAGTCGCCCGCGCTCTGTCCAGGCTCTTCCCAAGCCTTTGGTGCCAAACAGTCCTGGAGAAAGAGGTAGAGCCAGAAATAAAGAGAGGACGGGTATCGGCCTCCGCTGCatcccggcaaaggcagcgggctgCGCGGCAGGGCCGACCTGCGCCTGCCCGGGCACTCCAGGCACGAGGCTCCCCAGacccgggctccccgcggcgctgaGCCTGGATCCGCGGGTTAGTGCAGATCCGGCCCGGTGCTGCCCGCCGGGATGGCCGGTATTTCCTGGTAGTGGGGAAAGGGTTTGTGCTCTTTCCTGGTTTAGCGGCgttaaaaaatatttccctttgatTCCCGTTCCCGATGAGCAGGCGCaggccgccggccccccgcggccgcccctcaGCACGGCTCCGAGGCCGCGTTTCTCCCGGGGAGCCTCTACGCGCGTCGCCCGCGGGGACGGGCCCGTGGCGAGCGTTGGCGCAGGCCTTGGCGCAGGCCGTGACGCGGCCTTGCGTTTGCAGGGCCTGacgagggagggaggcggggggccctctgctctgctctgctccgctccgccgGGGCCTCGCTCCCGCTGCCGGCAGCAAACCCCTGCGGGAGCGGTGCCGTTCACCACTTCGCTGCCTGCCCAGGCGCTCGGAGGGGCGGCGAGCTGCCTCTTCCCCGCGCCGCTCTCCCGGCCGTGCCCGGGGCgcctgcagccccccgccccTCGGTGCCCGCCGCGGCTGCTGGCCGGTTGCGCGGCCCATCGCGGTGCTGGGCCCATCGCGGCGCCGGCTCCGCTGGCCCGAAACGCCGTGTGCACCCGAGGCCCCGGCCGCCAGCCTCGGGCCGCTGCTCGGCTCGCCGcggaaggggccgggggggggatcCTGGCCCGCCGCTCgcgggggggagcagccccggggcaggaaCCGGCCAAAACGGGAGGGGCCGGGGCTTGGGGCGGGTCtacagcagccccgggggccggaGCGGAgcagccgagccgagccgagccgagccgagctgagctgatccgagccgagccgcgccgccccgccctgcccgtcccgtcccgccccgtccggccccgtcccggccccgtccccgcccggcgcggccatggcggcggTGTTCGCCGCCCTGCGCGTCCTGCTCGGCCTCTTCTTCCTGCTCGCGGGCGCCGTGAAGCTCTCGGACCGGCTCTCGGCCGACCTGCACCGGCACATG CAGGCGCAGTTCGGGCGCTTCGCCGATGTCTTCCCGCTGGCGGAGTTCGGCTACAAGCCGGAGCCCGGGCGGTACCTGGAGGCCGTCggctgggtggaggtggtggcggggctgctgctggccgtcgggccgcagctgctgcaggagctcagCAACTTCGTGCTCACCGCCGTCATGATCG GTGCCATCTACACGCTGCTGGCGCTGAAGGAGCCCGTGGCCACGTGCGTCCCCGCCGCCGTCTGCCtcggcctgctgctgctgctcagcgtccgcggccgggcggcccccgccAAGGGCAAGTTCGAGTGACGGCGggggcggctctgcccgcggGGGTGACgccctgggggcggcggggggacggcgTCGCCCCCCGCGAGGCGCTTTGCTCCCAGCGCGCCGTGCCGGAGCCTCCGCGGCTCTTCCCgcggctcggccgggccgggggccggctcCGCTCTCGCGGGGGGTTCCTGTTTTTGAATAAAGCCTCTGTTTTTCACGTGTCGCCTCCTGTTTTACGTGCGCCTGCAGCCCGAGATGGAGTTTGA
- the TMEM35B gene encoding transmembrane protein 35B isoform X3 → MAAVFAALRVLLGLFFLLAGAVKLSDRLSADLHRHMQAQFGRFADVFPLAEFGYKPEPGRYLEAVGWVEVVAGLLLAVGPQLLQELSNFVLTAVMIGAIYTLLALKEPVATCVPAAVCLGLLLLLSVRGRAAPAKGKFE, encoded by the exons atggcggcggTGTTCGCCGCCCTGCGCGTCCTGCTCGGCCTCTTCTTCCTGCTCGCGGGCGCCGTGAAGCTCTCGGACCGGCTCTCGGCCGACCTGCACCGGCACATG CAGGCGCAGTTCGGGCGCTTCGCCGATGTCTTCCCGCTGGCGGAGTTCGGCTACAAGCCGGAGCCCGGGCGGTACCTGGAGGCCGTCggctgggtggaggtggtggcggggctgctgctggccgtcgggccgcagctgctgcaggagctcagCAACTTCGTGCTCACCGCCGTCATGATCG GTGCCATCTACACGCTGCTGGCGCTGAAGGAGCCCGTGGCCACGTGCGTCCCCGCCGCCGTCTGCCtcggcctgctgctgctgctcagcgtccgcggccgggcggcccccgccAAGGGCAAGTTCGAGTGA
- the TMEM35B gene encoding transmembrane protein 35B isoform X4, with product MAAVFAALRVLLGLFFLLAGAVKLSDRLSADLHRHMAQFGRFADVFPLAEFGYKPEPGRYLEAVGWVEVVAGLLLAVGPQLLQELSNFVLTAVMIGAIYTLLALKEPVATCVPAAVCLGLLLLLSVRGRAAPAKGKFE from the exons atggcggcggTGTTCGCCGCCCTGCGCGTCCTGCTCGGCCTCTTCTTCCTGCTCGCGGGCGCCGTGAAGCTCTCGGACCGGCTCTCGGCCGACCTGCACCGGCACATG GCGCAGTTCGGGCGCTTCGCCGATGTCTTCCCGCTGGCGGAGTTCGGCTACAAGCCGGAGCCCGGGCGGTACCTGGAGGCCGTCggctgggtggaggtggtggcggggctgctgctggccgtcgggccgcagctgctgcaggagctcagCAACTTCGTGCTCACCGCCGTCATGATCG GTGCCATCTACACGCTGCTGGCGCTGAAGGAGCCCGTGGCCACGTGCGTCCCCGCCGCCGTCTGCCtcggcctgctgctgctgctcagcgtccgcggccgggcggcccccgccAAGGGCAAGTTCGAGTGA
- the SFPQ gene encoding splicing factor, proline- and glutamine-rich isoform X2: MSRDRFRSRGGGGGGFHRRGGGGGRGGPNHDFRSPPPGMGMGQNRGPMGGGPQGPGGPPGGGPKPEPPKPPASTSAPPSSSSSAAATTAGPAGSQAGPGAPPPSALPAGQPPQQQAQVSAPPSTPSGPGGQQQSQPKPSPSPTPAGGPKKGQGQSPGGGPKGPGGPPQGPGGPHKGGPGHRGGPGGEPRGRGQQHQGQQSLSSQQGPGGGGEKLSDEGFKANLSLLRRPGEKTYTQRCRLFVGNLPADITDEDFKRLFAKYGEPGEVFINKGKGFGFIKLESRALAEIAKAELDDTPMRGRQLRVRFATHAAALSVRNLSPYVSNELLEEAFSQFGPVERAVVIVDDRGRSTGKGIVEFASKPAARKAFERCTEGVFLLTTTPRPVIVEPLEQLDDEDGLPEKLAQKNPMYQKERETPPRFAQPGSFEFEYSQRWKSLDEMEKQQREQVAKNMKDAKDKLESEMEDAYHEHQANLLRQDLMRRQEELRRMEELHNQEMQKRKEIQLRQEEERRRREEEMMIRQREMEEQMRRQREENYSRMGYMDPRERDMRMGGATTMNMGDPYASAAQKFPPLGGGGGIGYEANPGVGQAAMSGSMMGSDMVKMEAE, from the exons aTGTCGCGGGATCGGTTCCGTAGCCgtggcggcgggggaggcggcttCCAccggcgaggaggcggcggcggccgcggcggcccgaaCCACGATTTCCGCTCTCCGCCGCCCGGCATGGGTATGGGCCAGAACCGCGGCCCCATGGGGGGCGGCCCGCAGGGCCCGGGCGGCCCGCCGGGCGGAGGCCCCAAACCCGAGCCTCCGAAGCCGCCCGCCTCGACCTCCGCGCCGCCTTCCTCGTCCTCTTCGGCCGCTGCCACCACGGCGGGGCCTGCCGGCAGCCAGGCCGGCCCGGGGGCGCCTCCGCCGtccgcgctgcccgcggggcagccgccGCAGCAACAGGCCCAGGTGTCCGCGCCCCCCTCGACGCCCTCCGGCCCGGGAGGGCAGCAGCAATCGCAGCCGAAGCCGAGCCCCAGCCCCACCCCCGCCGGCGGCCCCAAGAAAGGACAAGGACagtcgcccggcggcgggcccAAGGGACCGGGCGGCCCTCCGCAGGGGCCGGGCGGGCCGCACAAGGGcgggccggggcaccgcggcgggccgggcggggagccgcgcggccgcgggcagcagcaccagggacagcagagcctctcctCGCAgcagggcccgggcggcggcggcgagaaGCTCTCGGACGAG GGCTTTAAAGCAAACCTGTCTCTCCTGAGGCGGCCCGGGGAGAAGACCTATACTCAGCGTTGCCGTTTGTTTGTTGGGAATTTGCCTGCCGATATCACAGATGAAGACTTCAAAAGACTGTTTGCCAAATATGGGGAGCCAGGAGAGGTTTTTATCAACAAGGGGAAAGGATTTGGATTCATTAAATTG GAATCCAGAGCTCTTGCAGAAATTGCAAAGGCAGAACTGGATGATACCCCCATGAGGGGTCGACAGCTTCGTGTTCGATTTGCCACACATGCTGCTGCTCTTTCAGTGCGTAATCTTTCACCCTATGTGTCCAACGAGTTATTGGAGGAAGCTTTTTCCCAGTTTGGTCCAGTGGAAAGAGCTGTTGTGATTGTGGATGATCGAGGCCGATCAACAGGAAAAGGCATTGTTGAATTTGCATCAAAGCCAGCTGCAAGAAAGGCATTTGAACGGTGTACTGAAGGAGTGTTTTTGTTGACAAC CACTCCCAGGCCAGTTATTGTGGAACCGCTGGAGCAACTGGATGATGAAGATGGTCTTCCAGAAAAGCTTGCCCAGAAGAATCCGATGTATCAAAA GGAAAGAGAGACTCCTCCCCGTTTTGCTCAGCCTGGCAGTTTTGAATTTGAATATTCCCAGAGGTGGAAATCTTTagatgaaatggaaaaacagcagagagagcAAGTGGCAAAAAACATGAAAGATGCTAAGGACAAACTTGAAAGTGAGATGGAAGATGCTTATCATGAACATCAGGCAAACCTTTTGCGTCAAG ACCTTATGAGGCGTCAGGAAGAATTGAGACGTATGGAAGAACTTCATAATCAGGAAATGCAGAAGCGCAAGGAAATTCAGCTGAG GCAGGAGGAAGAGCGCCGCAGACGGGAAGAGGAAATGATGATACGTCAGCGAGAAATGGAAGAACAAATGAGAAGACAGAGGGAAGAGAATTATAGTAGAATGGGTTACATGGATCCA agagagagagacatgagaATGGGTGGTGCCACCACAATGAACATGGGAG atcCTTATGCTTCTGCAGCCCAGAAATTTCCACCTCTCGGAGGTGGTGGCGGCATAGGTTATGAAGCTAATCCAGGAGTTGGCCAAGCAGCCATGAGTGGTTCTATGATGGGAAGTGACATG GTGAAGATGGAAGCTGAATGA
- the SFPQ gene encoding splicing factor, proline- and glutamine-rich isoform X1: MSRDRFRSRGGGGGGFHRRGGGGGRGGPNHDFRSPPPGMGMGQNRGPMGGGPQGPGGPPGGGPKPEPPKPPASTSAPPSSSSSAAATTAGPAGSQAGPGAPPPSALPAGQPPQQQAQVSAPPSTPSGPGGQQQSQPKPSPSPTPAGGPKKGQGQSPGGGPKGPGGPPQGPGGPHKGGPGHRGGPGGEPRGRGQQHQGQQSLSSQQGPGGGGEKLSDEGFKANLSLLRRPGEKTYTQRCRLFVGNLPADITDEDFKRLFAKYGEPGEVFINKGKGFGFIKLESRALAEIAKAELDDTPMRGRQLRVRFATHAAALSVRNLSPYVSNELLEEAFSQFGPVERAVVIVDDRGRSTGKGIVEFASKPAARKAFERCTEGVFLLTTTPRPVIVEPLEQLDDEDGLPEKLAQKNPMYQKERETPPRFAQPGSFEFEYSQRWKSLDEMEKQQREQVAKNMKDAKDKLESEMEDAYHEHQANLLRQDLMRRQEELRRMEELHNQEMQKRKEIQLRQEEERRRREEEMMIRQREMEEQMRRQREENYSRMGYMDPRERDMRMGGATTMNMGDPYASAAQKFPPLGGGGGIGYEANPGVGQAAMSGSMMGSDMRPERFGQGGAGPVGGQGPRGMGPGTPTGYGRGREEYEGPNKKPRF, encoded by the exons aTGTCGCGGGATCGGTTCCGTAGCCgtggcggcgggggaggcggcttCCAccggcgaggaggcggcggcggccgcggcggcccgaaCCACGATTTCCGCTCTCCGCCGCCCGGCATGGGTATGGGCCAGAACCGCGGCCCCATGGGGGGCGGCCCGCAGGGCCCGGGCGGCCCGCCGGGCGGAGGCCCCAAACCCGAGCCTCCGAAGCCGCCCGCCTCGACCTCCGCGCCGCCTTCCTCGTCCTCTTCGGCCGCTGCCACCACGGCGGGGCCTGCCGGCAGCCAGGCCGGCCCGGGGGCGCCTCCGCCGtccgcgctgcccgcggggcagccgccGCAGCAACAGGCCCAGGTGTCCGCGCCCCCCTCGACGCCCTCCGGCCCGGGAGGGCAGCAGCAATCGCAGCCGAAGCCGAGCCCCAGCCCCACCCCCGCCGGCGGCCCCAAGAAAGGACAAGGACagtcgcccggcggcgggcccAAGGGACCGGGCGGCCCTCCGCAGGGGCCGGGCGGGCCGCACAAGGGcgggccggggcaccgcggcgggccgggcggggagccgcgcggccgcgggcagcagcaccagggacagcagagcctctcctCGCAgcagggcccgggcggcggcggcgagaaGCTCTCGGACGAG GGCTTTAAAGCAAACCTGTCTCTCCTGAGGCGGCCCGGGGAGAAGACCTATACTCAGCGTTGCCGTTTGTTTGTTGGGAATTTGCCTGCCGATATCACAGATGAAGACTTCAAAAGACTGTTTGCCAAATATGGGGAGCCAGGAGAGGTTTTTATCAACAAGGGGAAAGGATTTGGATTCATTAAATTG GAATCCAGAGCTCTTGCAGAAATTGCAAAGGCAGAACTGGATGATACCCCCATGAGGGGTCGACAGCTTCGTGTTCGATTTGCCACACATGCTGCTGCTCTTTCAGTGCGTAATCTTTCACCCTATGTGTCCAACGAGTTATTGGAGGAAGCTTTTTCCCAGTTTGGTCCAGTGGAAAGAGCTGTTGTGATTGTGGATGATCGAGGCCGATCAACAGGAAAAGGCATTGTTGAATTTGCATCAAAGCCAGCTGCAAGAAAGGCATTTGAACGGTGTACTGAAGGAGTGTTTTTGTTGACAAC CACTCCCAGGCCAGTTATTGTGGAACCGCTGGAGCAACTGGATGATGAAGATGGTCTTCCAGAAAAGCTTGCCCAGAAGAATCCGATGTATCAAAA GGAAAGAGAGACTCCTCCCCGTTTTGCTCAGCCTGGCAGTTTTGAATTTGAATATTCCCAGAGGTGGAAATCTTTagatgaaatggaaaaacagcagagagagcAAGTGGCAAAAAACATGAAAGATGCTAAGGACAAACTTGAAAGTGAGATGGAAGATGCTTATCATGAACATCAGGCAAACCTTTTGCGTCAAG ACCTTATGAGGCGTCAGGAAGAATTGAGACGTATGGAAGAACTTCATAATCAGGAAATGCAGAAGCGCAAGGAAATTCAGCTGAG GCAGGAGGAAGAGCGCCGCAGACGGGAAGAGGAAATGATGATACGTCAGCGAGAAATGGAAGAACAAATGAGAAGACAGAGGGAAGAGAATTATAGTAGAATGGGTTACATGGATCCA agagagagagacatgagaATGGGTGGTGCCACCACAATGAACATGGGAG atcCTTATGCTTCTGCAGCCCAGAAATTTCCACCTCTCGGAGGTGGTGGCGGCATAGGTTATGAAGCTAATCCAGGAGTTGGCCAAGCAGCCATGAGTGGTTCTATGATGGGAAGTGACATG CGTCCTGAACGCTTTGGGCAGGGAGGTGCGGGGCCTGTGGGTGGCCAGGGTCCTAGAGGAATGGGGCCTGGAACGCCAACAGGATATGGTAGAGGGAGAGAAGAATATGAAGGCCCAAACAAAAAGCCCCGATTTTAG